The genomic DNA ctaaGGCAGAGTCGGAGGAACGgaaggggcagacgccacacacttcgcgaagcagagtgcgaatgagagaatgtgtaaaaagcaaatataagctgctggacggggagggtttggccactgctaactAATTTCTTcgttgtggctataataatgctccaatcggatcccaatttggtgatctgatagatagaTTTTCGCCttgaaaattgtagctttgagaggttttcgcctttttgcgggggcggaagggggcggggctcatttttgaaatatacttgtaacagtgtgagcatatatgtgagcatatagaagtctggaatcaaaatttggtggctctagcttttatagtctctgagatccaggcgctcaacaagacggacggacggacggacaggcagacatggctctatcgactcgtctattgatgccggaaacgtttccttctgtgctttacatacaatcgttattccccacaaagtactgggtataaaaagagagcCGTTCTCAACCATTTATGAGTTCCACGTAATTATTGTTCTACAATCTGTCTGTTGTTacgagcaaacaaaatataaattccattttagtTGGTTCTGGGCAACCGATTTCAAACGATTCGATAAGAATGGTTATCTATGCGATAGCGAACAAACCAAGAgccaaacgagaagggacgtgtgagacgcttcatgcgcgtcaaaacttttatactcggtactcagtcagtgtacctgtaccatatggttttttttcgaattttacatttgaaattttacattttttctacacctgtcatctacatctacataacttctaaCGACAACACGCTATTttcgctcgcccccctcccctagagcctcACTGCAGAtccacggcagaggcagaggcagaggccgcacactgcagaagcagagtgtaaatgagaaaatgtgcgggacggggtgggttaaTAGTGGGTTATTAATGATGCAATCTGaccccaattcggtgatctgatatatATGGTCCTCCCCTAccgaatggcgtttttagttttcttttatcttcaaaattgtggctgtgggagattttcgcccttttgtagtggcggaagggggcggggctccttttttaaatacacttgtaacagtgtgagcatacagaagtctggatgcaaaatttggtggctctagcttttacagtctctgagatccaggcgctcaacaagacgggcggacaggcggacagacagacgtggctcaatcgactcggctattgccGGAGAGAATACTGATTAAATCTATTTTATAAATCTGAGTACCAAATATCTATTTTTATAATCTCTGTACTCGACTGTAATACattgatagatagatagagaatACTGATTAAATCTATTTTATAAATCTGAGTACCAAATATCTTTTTTTATAATCTCAGTACTCGACTGTAATAAATTGATAGACGCACGAGTATGTATCAttatacatgtgtgtatgtacatacatatgtagtttgGGGATGATAAGAAGCGAATACTGGTAAGACACAACAATCTGGATTACGTAAACTAGAATAACTCGAGGTCAGgtaggacgacgacgacagccaCTGCATCTGGGGCAAACAATTCAGTCTAAAAAGCTCTATTTTGCTAAACTTAAGTGTAATAATACATATAGACGTACACACCGTGCATATAAATACGAATACATACtcttgtatttatatttacatgtaCTTAATTTAAGCACAAAGCTCGATTGAGAGCGGTAGATAGATGGAGAGGTAGGGTACACATGCTTGGTTTAGTTTCAAATCGACAATCGCAGCTTGTACACGACACGGCAACAAATTATGGGAAAACTAGTGCTGTACGGCTTGGACCCAAGTCCACCTGTGAGAGCCTGCAAACTGACATTGGATGCTTTGAATCTTCAGTATGAATACAAGCTGGTTAACCTGCTGGCTGGTGAGAACAAGACCAAGGAGTTCAAGCTGAAGAATCCCCAGCACACGGTGCCCATGCTGGAGAATGAAGGACGATATATTTGGGAGAGCCACGCCATCTGCGCCTATCTGGTGCGGAAGTATGCCAAGGATGACGCCCTGTATCCTAAGGACTTCTTCAAGCGCGCCGTTGTGGATCAGCGCATGCACTTTGAATCGGCTGTACTTTTCCAGAACTGCATCAGGAACATAGCACTTCCCCTGTTCTACCGCGATGAGACACAAGTTCCGAGATCTAAGATCGACGCAATCTACGAAGCCTACGCCTTTTTGGAAGCCTTCCTTGGCGTCGAGTTGTACCTGTGTGGAGCCGGCATAACCATTGCAGATTTTAGTGTGGTGTCGTCGGTGTCCAGCTTGGTGGGCCTGGCACCCATCGAGTCGACGAGCTATCCAGGACTCAGCGCTTGGCTGAGCCGAATGACCGGGAGACAAAACTACCAGACGATCAATGGCAACGGCGCACAGATGTTGATTGACATGTTTAATGCTAAAATCACAAAGATCGTGTGACTTTGCGTGAAGAAAGCTTATCAGCCAAGGTTAAACCTAAGATGAGGCGTTGCGGTCTCTTGATTATGCAATAAAACGTTTTGTGAATGGTACTCCAAAATTCTAGATCCAATTTATAGTACATaccatttgtttgtgtttatgtggGTCCTTTTAAGGTACAAATATCACTCCTTAAAGATAAAGTTAAACTGATTTAGAAATGATGTTGGACAGAGTTCCATGTACTTATTCGAATGTTTGGATTATTTATAACAAATATTGCACAAATATGTAGTTTAATGACAATAGAGGGCCCCTCTCGTTCATATAGACTATTTGAGTGGGTCCTTATTGAACATCTTGGAGAGATCCAAGCGGTTTGGTCGTTGAAAGAGTGCATCGAATAGATCATCTTCGTTTTGTTTAGGAAGTCGACTTTGTGATACCAATCCAGCTAGCTGTTTGTCTTGCGTTTCTCCAATGCCTTCCAAACCAGTTTCAAGCGCTGAACGCACTCGCGATGCTGTGATTCCCAAAGCAGCGTGGTCATACGCCCGACTGTAGCAACGCCGCTCTCAGAGCTCCGAACCCACTGGAGCAGAAGTTGGTATATCACCtagagaaaaaaccaaaagcgtCGTCATAGACTGGAAATCGTGGAGTTTCGAATGTTTCACCTCTTTGATATTGCCGTGCATTTGATGATCAATTATGGCTTGGTCAATCTGGCCCTCGGAATGTCCCAGGTCTCGCATCACCTGCTTCCATCCCTCGCCCAAATGGGTAGCCACTGCATCCAGTAGCCGCGGATCCGGCTCATCCTGAGACTGCATCATGGCCACAATGCTGACAGTCTTCCGCGTAACAATTGAACGTTTACCATCTGGCGAGACGGCCACCTCGTCAGTTGTGCTTATACTGCTCTTTCGCGAGCTGCTGGCGCTTAGATTTTGGTTAAAGTTGTACACGGAGCCAAAGTGTAGATTGCTTGCATTCGAGAAGTTCATAACCACCTGTTGCTGTGCGCTGTGGACGTTCATGGTGTTATTCGTGTTGACTGTGCTGAGGTCCCCGCCGGCACCAGGAATGTTTGCGGATTGCACAACATCCATTGAGTTGTAGTTTGGGTCGGACAGCTCCCGCAACACCGATTCCGTCAGATCCGCTGAGGCGGTCGGGGTGCTGATGGATGGCAGCGACAAGGCTCCACTATTGTTGTTATCTGCCTGGCTATCACTGACAGGCGCTGCATCAGTTTCCAGTCGCCCCTCAGACTGCATGCTTTGAGCCTCCTTGCTACCGCCAAATATGTTGGGCAGCAATTTCTTAAGCTTTGGCATATTGCGTCTGTTGTGTTTGCTTGATcgtcaaataaataaataggtAAATTTCCGGAAATTCCACAGATTTGGGGTGTTTTTACCCTTTGTGTTTGGTGGCTAGAGGTGGCAGCCTTACTATTAGTTACTCCACTATCGATAGTCGCATTCGTCGTCCCTGGTCGATTGTTCCCATTAATAATTTGAAGCGAGAGCTACAGGAAGTGTCTTAGGCTCTGGGAGATCTCAGCTTTTGCTTCGGGTCGAAGCACATCTTGAGCCAGAtctgcaaaatattaaaatatgaGTTCTCACACCCAATATGTTCTAacaatatattatttatttatttttttttttactcgctacagcgaaattggttggtcgcagacgatgagtccgcattgaccaggtacttcagttttgtgttgaatattataaaaagttactgaaaattttgaactaaaaaaaaagagttgtttgccgaacacTACAATTGTGTATTTTTCATGAATGTCAGTATTTTTAtgttagtatttatttattccgcAAGGTCAAGTCAGTCaaggtgaaaatgttttaggaATTAAGTAGATATATAAAATTAAAGGAATAATGAATTATAGTTGAagatttaaaaagaaaatgaacaTGGAGTAGAAATCGTTAGTGGTGGCATCGAGGTGGCATCCCCATTTTTAGGTAAACAAACACTGctgaaatttaaatacaaatttaaatggtTAACTTAAATGGTTAACTAAAAAGAGCTCTTGTTAGTAGTTATTGCATGATGTTTATAAATGAGAAAGGGGTGTGTCGTTctgtggggggggggggtAAAGACTCCGCTTACATTTATTGGACTCAACGGAACTTAAAGAAGAACTATTCtaaatattgtttgtttttgttttctttttttcttttcttttatttcatgtgatacaatttgtttatgtgATGTAGTGTGAATTGATTAAGTGTTCCGGGAATAAACTATATATAGTGCGAATGAGGCTACAGTGGGTATGAGTAGGTATaatcactaagcaaacaactcataGAGTGGTCAGAGCTACCTAAAACTGGCTGCtagatcggctcccattggcttcggctcttggtgagagagccttcggctgggagagtttggcgttggctctcttgaacattgaacccaaagcgactctcgcaaaaacaaagttttgtttcctcttcaagtctgcttcgcaatttcatgtgtgcagtgacacatacatatgtacatacatacatgatggcaatgcgtgtatccattctcgtcttcaatttttagcgtttgagacgtttgacatttttctgttgttctgagatcacatacccttttttcaaacttgcgactttatgaagcagcttgccccaaataaaaataaattgattttgtgtatcccctctatgctcatatatttcttaagtacatttaggacgaaagggataaacggttataaacatctaaatatgtatacatataacaacaattgacttggcgttgcaaatattttccattagagtattcagcgtacactgtgtgaataaacatagagagacacacacgagactagGTAGCTCTGACCACTCtatgagttgtttgcttagtggccgaagccaatgggagccgatccactatactgattaggcagccagttttaggTAGCTCTGACCACTCtatgagttgtttgcttagtggtatAATGTATGGGTATGAGTGATGGGACTTGTTGGGCGCCGGGTATTATTTTTCGGATATCATTTTAATGGTGTTAATATATCTACGTTCTCTTTTCTACGTTAATACATGCgggtttttggtgtgtgtgatgtgtgtatGATGTGTATGATGGATGtgatgagtgtgtgtatgatgTGTATGATAGATGTGATGagtgtgtgatgtgtgtgtatgg from Drosophila subobscura isolate 14011-0131.10 chromosome E, UCBerk_Dsub_1.0, whole genome shotgun sequence includes the following:
- the LOC117891011 gene encoding protein immune deficiency, with translation MPKLKKLLPNIFGGSKEAQSMQSEGRLETDAAPVSDSQADNNNSGALSLPSISTPTASADLTESVLRELSDPNYNSMDVVQSANIPGAGGDLSTVNTNNTMNVHSAQQQVVMNFSNASNLHFGSVYNFNQNLSASSSRKSSISTTDEVAVSPDGKRSIVTRKTVSIVAMMQSQDEPDPRLLDAVATHLGEGWKQVMRDLGHSEGQIDQAIIDHQMHGNIKEVIYQLLLQWVRSSESGVATVGRMTTLLWESQHRECVQRLKLVWKALEKRKTNS
- the LOC117891012 gene encoding glutathione S-transferase 1, with protein sequence MGKLVLYGLDPSPPVRACKLTLDALNLQYEYKLVNLLAGENKTKEFKLKNPQHTVPMLENEGRYIWESHAICAYLVRKYAKDDALYPKDFFKRAVVDQRMHFESAVLFQNCIRNIALPLFYRDETQVPRSKIDAIYEAYAFLEAFLGVELYLCGAGITIADFSVVSSVSSLVGLAPIESTSYPGLSAWLSRMTGRQNYQTINGNGAQMLIDMFNAKITKIV